TGAATTCATTATTGAGCTGATCCAAAGTCCAAAGATCTTCAATGAGAGCGGGCCTGGAGGTCACAGAGACACGATTTTCAGTCACACATTGATAGAAAATGTATTATCTAGTTTCCCGCGGGGATGTTGTTGTGCTGCTGTAATAACTTACAAACCCTCAGATGAACTTTTAAGAGGCGGAAGCTTCTCCTTAATGTGACAGGAAAGTCGAGGCAGAGGCATTTTATTCATTCGTCTATATATCCGCATTCTTTCACATGTATGTCACCACCCACagccaagaaaaaaaatcaacttttatCTCTTTATATAACCCAGTATTGAGCAGAAACTGTCAAAACAGTTCGATATAAAGTTACAGACATAAgatactgaatatgaatattGCAGAGTTTATTTCACACTGGGGTGTTTCTCAGCAACTCATGCTTTGCTTTCTTTCTAGGtctatgtcttttttttgtttttgttgtatccCAAAAAAGGTGGTtgagaaaaagttaaaatgtttctcTCCAAATGGCTGAAATGCATGTCAGGTTTGCAGATGTGCTGTCAAAGCAAAGTCTCTGAACATTTTCACACACCTTTAATAAATAACAtaggttatttaaaaaaaaacatgactagATTAGATTAATCATGTCTGATTGACATCTGACCCATAACAGTTCCACCTCATCTCATTTCAGAGGTGTTTCCGCCCCCCTGTGTCCACATGGCTAACGTCTTCGTCTATGGCACCCTGAAAAAGGGGCAGCCCAACTACTATCGTATGTTTGACAGCGCCAATGGAAAGACGGAGTTCCTCGCCTCAGCCTACACCATTCAGAAATACCCGTTGGTGATCGCCACTGAGAACAACATCCCTTTCCTCCTCAACATCCCCGGCCAGGGTCACCAAATCCAAGGTGAGATCTATAAAGTGGATGAGCAGATGCTGAAATTCCTGGATGATTTTGAGGGCATTCCCACCATGTACCAGCGGACTCTGATCAAAATGGAGGTGAAGGAATGGGTGGGACCAACAGAGGACGAGGAGAAGCCGTCACCTGGAAGCATCACAGAGGCTTTTGTGTACAGCACAACAACGTACAAGCCAGAGTGGATCTCGCTGCCCAGCTACGAGAGCTACGACTCATATGGGGATCACGGGCTCGAGTACGTCACCAGAGAAGCACGAGACTGATGTCACTCGCAGGATGAGATTAGTAGATCCTGAATAGATAGCATCCACAAAGATTACAAGCATCTCCATAGTACATAAGCCCCCTTTCTACCTCTGTACAAATCAGTGGTGCAGGTAATCATACTTGAATGCATGTTCTGTGTCTAAGATCTTAGGAATGACTTATTATGTATAGTCTGGTTCAATGTAGCTTCCTTTTCATGTGCTGaaattgaaagaaaacaaaaatgacattatTAATTATCGAAGCAGTGAATCCTTGGAGGCAAGACTGTAATCAGCCATGAAACTTAAAAGTATAGGGAGATATTGCAATCAATAGTATTATTTCATTAAGAGAAAGGCTTCTGATTGTAATGTAAATGGTGACACTAAAGAGTACAGTCAATACTAATTTGCTAAAGTGCTATTTCTGTGACAGCATTCGGTCAACAAAACCTCTAAGGCATCAGAAACGGCACCACAATGCAGTAGATGTGAAAGAAAGCACTGCACTCAAAACAT
The sequence above is drawn from the Scomber japonicus isolate fScoJap1 chromosome 24, fScoJap1.pri, whole genome shotgun sequence genome and encodes:
- the LOC128354471 gene encoding gamma-glutamylaminecyclotransferase-like, whose translation is MANVFVYGTLKKGQPNYYRMFDSANGKTEFLASAYTIQKYPLVIATENNIPFLLNIPGQGHQIQGEIYKVDEQMLKFLDDFEGIPTMYQRTLIKMEVKEWVGPTEDEEKPSPGSITEAFVYSTTTYKPEWISLPSYESYDSYGDHGLEYVTREARD